Proteins found in one Alteromonas macleodii genomic segment:
- a CDS encoding DoxX family protein produces the protein MTHLYQQFVTRLQLADGIPLLLLRLYLAPVMIQAGWNKASSFDSIVDWFGNDDYGLGLPMPLVMAFLATAAELVGGILLLFGALTRLVSIPLMITMVVAMVSVHAENGWLAIADASSWLADGTILLNESIMAAPEKLSAAKSLLQEHGHYDWLTSSGNFVVLNNGIEFAATYFVMLLVLFIYGGGRFFSVDYYLGKMFSRKMD, from the coding sequence CGACGGTATCCCATTACTTCTATTGCGCCTATATTTAGCCCCTGTAATGATACAGGCAGGATGGAACAAAGCATCTAGTTTCGACAGTATAGTCGATTGGTTTGGAAACGACGATTACGGCCTTGGATTACCTATGCCACTGGTCATGGCATTTCTGGCTACAGCGGCTGAGCTAGTAGGTGGTATTTTGTTGTTGTTTGGCGCTTTAACGCGATTGGTTAGTATACCTCTTATGATAACAATGGTCGTCGCCATGGTAAGCGTGCATGCGGAAAATGGATGGCTAGCCATAGCGGACGCTTCGTCTTGGTTAGCAGATGGTACTATTTTATTGAACGAGAGCATTATGGCTGCACCGGAAAAGCTGTCGGCCGCTAAGTCGTTGCTACAAGAGCACGGTCACTATGACTGGCTAACCTCAAGCGGCAACTTTGTTGTACTCAATAACGGTATCGAGTTCGCGGCCACCTATTTCGTTATGTTGTTAGTATTGTTCATTTATGGTGGCGGTCGTTTTTTCAGTGTGGACTACTATTTAGGAAAAATGTTTAGCCGCAAAATGGATTAG
- a CDS encoding NAD(P)H nitroreductase — protein MDALTLLLNRSSQPRLEAPAPSGDALENIMQAALRAPDHACLTPWRFIVCTGKGLDKLGALYEQSAIKNEKTQKEIERAVQLPKRAPMIIVAIAKHKEHEKVPRVEQIASASCGVMAMQMAAVAQGFNGMWRTGGYAHCETVRNGLGLSEEDELVGFLYLGTPAFEPAPKPQRNSDDYFEYWQ, from the coding sequence ATGGACGCATTAACATTATTACTTAATAGAAGCTCTCAGCCTCGGCTGGAAGCACCTGCGCCAAGTGGTGATGCCTTGGAAAATATCATGCAGGCAGCCCTTCGAGCACCAGACCACGCGTGCTTAACGCCGTGGCGTTTCATTGTATGTACAGGTAAGGGCCTAGATAAACTGGGTGCCCTATATGAGCAGTCAGCGATAAAAAATGAAAAGACGCAAAAGGAAATTGAGCGTGCAGTTCAACTCCCGAAGCGCGCGCCTATGATAATTGTTGCTATTGCAAAACACAAAGAACACGAAAAAGTGCCCCGTGTTGAGCAAATTGCTTCTGCAAGCTGTGGTGTTATGGCCATGCAAATGGCTGCAGTTGCACAGGGATTTAATGGAATGTGGCGTACTGGTGGCTATGCGCACTGTGAAACAGTGAGAAACGGGTTAGGTTTAAGCGAAGAGGATGAACTAGTGGGTTTCTTATATCTAGGAACGCCGGCGTTTGAACCCGCACCTAAGCCGCAAAGAAATAGTGATGACTACTTTGAATATTGGCAGTAA
- a CDS encoding DUF2797 domain-containing protein: MTTNYSGMLKKMRTSADENNKVNYTLPIGDALLDINELIGKEVSVTFSGEINCVHCNRKTKKSFNQGYCYPCLISLAQCDSCIIKPEKCHYHEGTCREPQWGEEHCFSEHFVYLANTGTVKVGITRQVTDGVSTRWMDQGATQATVMLRVPDRLTSGLVETLCKDHIADKTNWRTMLKGKPDEVDLEQVKSELMSKIENDLEALKKEKGLQAVSEVSTPIHDIHYPVEEYPIKIKSLNLDKDPSFSGVLQGVKGQYWMLDGDRVINIRKFAGYNVNLSF; this comes from the coding sequence GTGACAACAAACTATTCAGGTATGCTGAAAAAGATGCGTACCTCTGCTGACGAAAATAACAAGGTTAACTACACACTGCCTATTGGCGATGCATTACTGGATATCAACGAACTTATCGGTAAAGAGGTGTCCGTTACTTTTTCCGGTGAGATTAACTGTGTTCATTGTAATCGTAAAACTAAGAAAAGTTTTAACCAAGGGTATTGCTACCCCTGCCTAATTTCACTTGCTCAATGCGACAGTTGTATTATTAAACCAGAAAAGTGCCACTACCACGAGGGTACGTGTAGAGAGCCTCAATGGGGCGAAGAACATTGCTTTAGCGAACACTTTGTTTACTTAGCAAATACAGGTACCGTAAAAGTAGGTATTACCCGTCAAGTCACAGACGGCGTATCTACACGCTGGATGGACCAAGGTGCAACACAGGCTACTGTTATGTTGCGCGTGCCTGACAGGCTGACAAGTGGTTTAGTTGAAACCTTATGCAAAGACCATATTGCCGACAAAACTAATTGGCGCACCATGCTTAAAGGAAAGCCCGATGAGGTCGACTTAGAGCAGGTTAAATCAGAGCTGATGAGCAAAATTGAAAATGATTTAGAGGCGCTTAAAAAAGAGAAAGGTCTTCAAGCCGTTTCAGAAGTGTCTACGCCGATACACGATATTCACTACCCGGTAGAAGAATACCCAATTAAGATAAAATCTTTGAATCTTGATAAGGACCCGTCGTTTAGCGGCGTGTTGCAGGGGGTTAAAGGTCAGTATTGGATGCTAGACGGTGACCGCGTTATCAATATAAGAAAGTTCGCGGGCTACAACGTAAATCTATCGTTTTAA